CTACTATTCTGATGCTGATGTGGCAGATGGATACTTCAGTGTGTTGGCTGAAGTGTACATGCGTCAAGAGATACAAAAATGTGAAATCCAACGGCTATTGAGCTTGATTCTTTACAAAGTGGTGGACCcatctagacaagttcgtgatGATGCCCTGCAAATGCTTGAGACACTATCGGCCCGTGAATGGGCTGAAGATAAGATCGACGGGTCAGGAACTTATCAAGTTGCCGTAGTCGGAAATCTTCCAGATTCTTACCAACAATTTCAGTACAAATTATCTTGTAAACTCGCCAAAGATCGTCCCGAGCTGAGTCATCTTCTTTGTGAAGAAATCATGCAGAGACAACTGGACGCTGTTGACATAATCGCACAGCACCAGGTTTTAACATGCATGGCTCCATGGATCGAAAATCTTGATTTCTGGAAACTGCAAAACTCGGGGTGGAAGGAAAGATTATTAAAAAGTCTTTATTACGTGACGTGGCGTCATGCAGACCAGTTTCCTGATGAAATCGAGAAGCTTTGGAGAACGATTGCTAGTAAGCCGCGTAACATCCGTCCGGTTCTTGATTTTTTAATCACTAAAGGAATTGAAGATTGTGATTCAAATACATCAACTGAAATAAGCGGTGCATTTGCTACGTATTTTTCGGTTGCCAAACGTGTAAGCTTGTATCTAGCTAGAATTTGTCCACAAGGCACGGTTGACCATTTGGTTTACCAATTAGCCCAACGAATGCTCGAGGAGAGCCTCGAACCTATCAGAGTCCACAAGAGTGATTTTAACGGAAATTTTATTTTGGAGTTTTCTTTAGGTTCCGCTATAGCCCAGCTGGCGTCTGTCATGGATAACCAACCGTTTCTGGTTCGAGGTTCTTTTGATGGTCTATTAAGGAACACAAGCGGTCGGACCCCTGTAGGCCGTCGAACCACTTCTGGTTCAGTGGTCCCGGTACCTCCTGAGATAAGTGTTACAACTTCTAGCCATAGGCTTCGAGGCTCAGCGGGAAATTCAAGAAGTCGGCATATTTCTCGAGAGAGTGGGGAGTACCTAATTGACACTCCAAATTCTGAAGCTGACAGTCACGGTGTGAGTGCTAGAGAACTTAACACAGCCTTACAGGGGCATCAGCATCCACACCATTCATTAACGCATGCTGATATAGCATTAATTCTACTTGCGGAAATCGCGTATGAAAATGATGAAGATTTCAGGGAACATTTGCCGTTACTTTTTCACGTCACGTTTGTCTCAATGGATAGCTCAGAAGACATTGTTCTAGAACATTGCCAGCGTTTGCTTGTTAATTTGTTGTATTCTCTTGGTGGTCGTCATCTCGAACTTTACAACGTTGAGAATAAAGACGGTGAAAACCGACAACTGGTTGTGAGCCTGATTAAATATGTCCAGTCAAAACGCGGAACCATGATGTGGGAAAACGAGGACACCACAGTCACGGGAATCGAGCTTCAAAGCGCAAAACTACTGTCCGCACTGGTTCAAAGCATGGTGGATGCCACATTTTTCCAAGGTGATCTAAGAGAGACTTGGGGAGTAGAAGCACTCAAGTGGGCCATGGAGTGCACGTCCCGACACCTGTCATGCCGGTCCCACCAGATTTATCGAGCCCTCCGACCCCGTGTGAACCACGATGCATGCATCTCTCTTCTCAGATGCCTTCATAGATGTTTAACAAACCCGGTACCGGAAGTTTTAGGGTTTATAATGGAGATTCTTTTAACATTACAAGTGATGGTGGAAAGTGTAGAGCCTGAGAAAGTGATTCTCTACCCCCATCTTTTCTGGGGGTGTGTGGCCATGATGCATACCGATTTTGTTCATGTGTATTGTCAGGTACTCGAGCTATTTGCTCGTGTCATTGACCTTTTGACTTTTTCTGACCGAACGACAGAAAACGTGCTCCTTTCAAGCATGCCACGAGATGAGCTAGACGACAGTGTGGTCGATAGTGAGGATGAAGTCGATTCACCATCCGGTGCAGATGGGACGGTCCCGGCTTTTGAAGGCGTGCAGCCGCTAGTGCTCAAAGGACTCATGTCACCCGTTAGCCACGATATCTCGATCGAGGTTCTATCAAGGCTAACCGTACCCTCGTGTGATTCAATCTTCGGGGAAGCGCAGACTAGACTCTTGATGCACATCACGGGTCTGCTTCCATGGCTCTGCTTACATTTAAATCCAGATGTAGCCGTGGGTCTGAGCTCGGGCCCAGGCTCTACTTCGCCCTTTTTACAGGAACCGCAAAAGGCCCGTACGGTTTCGGCGAATCTGGCAATATGGTGTGAAGCGAAATCTTTAGACGAATTAGCCGCCATATTCATGGCATATTCACATGGGAGAATTAAAACCATTGACAATCTACTAGCTTGTGTCTCACCATTATTATGTAGCAAATGGGCACCAACGCATTCGGTTCTGGCTTTCAGGCATTTACTCGATCTTTTAGAAAAAGGACCCGTTGAGTATCAACGGGTTGTTCTTATAATACTGAAGCAACTGGTTCACCATATTCCAATGGATGCTGTTCAGAATCAACACATGTATGCACTCATTTCTCAGCTAGTTGAGAGCAGTTTGTGTTCTGAAGCACTAGGTGTGTTAGAAGCTCTTTTACATAACTATGCATCCGTTAACCATGATCCAGCTCACTATGAAAGCAACCTTGGTGGGGCTGATGAGTCAGCATTCATGGCTCGTGGTGGACCACCGTGTGTTACAGCTAAAGAGTTGGCTTTGCGGAATACTCGTTTAATCCTTGGTCGGGTGCTTGATAATTGTGTGCTTGGTCGAAGAAGGGACTACAAAAGACTAGTCCCGTTTGTGAATACTATTGGTAAAACTTAACCACATGTATAGTAAAAGTCAACGATTTGTAGCAGCTACTTTTTAATCTGAAGCCTTCGTATCTGACATGAATCACAACCTGGAAGTCAAAGCCCTGGAGTTTGACCTTTTATCTGGTTTTCTGAATTCCGAATTAAAAACTCACATGTTATGCAGAAGTTTATGTCTTCAAGCAAACATTTGGGAGATACTTACTTGAAGATATGTTGCGCGATTCAGAAAAATCATTGATTGACTTTTAGAATCGAGCTGCGGTGTTTGAGAAgaatgtatcaaacttgtatactttGGGAAAGTTGTATGAAGCTGATCAGACATCTGAGTTCTTAATGCTCCCTGTGGTCtacccatttttttttttttggattttatacatatttatacaagtTACACCTTTAGACCAGTGAGTTTGAAAAAAGTAACCCACTAAGTCCCAACCACAATGGAGTTGATCTTTTTTTGTTAAGTGATGTGAAATGACTAATAATACACACGCGTTCCAAAAAATGGTTAAACCACAATGACTATCCGTGTACTTAATTCGATATTCTGAGTTTTTTGTTCAGGGAGATGGCTCGTGTTGAATCGCTTCACAACGATATAGATGCATGTATCTTGTATCCTTGTCAGTTACCTTTTTAAAGTTTAAACTTGTAATTGTAAGGAATGTTTATATGttatctctcttttttttttttttttttttttgttgtaattGTATACAATCTATAGAATGGACTTTGCATGACAGAAATAATAAAATGAGGGACTATTATGTAATTTCGTAAAACCTTAACGTAATCCATGTAAATAGTGGGGAAGTGGTTAGTTTCAAATATTAATTAATAGTGAAAAGAAACTGCAGTGAAAGCTTTCTCAAGCGGTTAAAATTTTGAATCAGGTACGTTGATTTGGAGTTTATTTCACGAATTTCAGATTTTTGCTTCAAGTTTGTATCTAATTCGATGTGTTTATTGATTTTACCAGTGTGATTTTACGTTTGGAACAGATGAAAAACTTAATTTTACTGCcacaattgtgtttgtttgagGAGTTTATGAAATTTAGGCTTTTCAGTTTCTGTCTGTGTACATGATCAGTTTGCTGTTTCAGGACTTTTAGTATCTTGATTCTTCTACATTTTGGATTAGTAAACCTATTACTTTTGAGATTCAAGATATGGTTTGTAGTTTCTTAAAAAGCGATCACGCAAATTTCTGTCGTctatgggacttgaacccaagaccttcaTGTCGGTTAGGGATATTTATGTACTAAATATATTCTGAAGTTGAAAAACAGTTTCTATTATATCAAAAAATGAAATATAGCTCATGGTGATTCAAGTGACAGTTTGTAAAATTTGAACTTTAGGTTAGTATACCATCACGGGGTCATCTTTTGACTTGGGTACGGCACACGGAGCCTTGAAAGATGACCGTGTGACAATAAGCTTACTAGTAAAGCATAATCTAGTGTATCTTACAGTcgtataaataattaaataatggaATTTAATACTTTATACATGGATGGCTTGAGTTCTGTTAGAataaatttgacaaatcaatgcTGATCCCCTTTTATCTTCACTAATTTTTTTTCCCTTATTGTCGAGTGACCGAGTGTTGTCTAGCGGGACCGACCTGAACCCGTATTCATTGCTCTAATAGTTGTACTGGATGCAAAATCTATGCATTATCATGATATTCATTAGCGGTAAGATTTATTAACTCAACCCGCCCTCATTTTTCTCAGGTCCTGAATTGAGCGTACACCTTAACGGTAAACATGGATGCTGCCACCAATTACGGTGCATCTTCCCCTCCAGAAACTACTGAAGAGATCATAACAACGTTTGTAATGGACATACAATGTATAAGCGAGAAGCTGGCCAACTTGAACTCACTGTCAATGTGTGTGGAAATTAAAGAAAATGACCTCGAGGCTTTCGTTTCTGATACGGATTCTGATTTGGTTATCAAGACGCTAGAATACGCCCTTTTATCTGGCTTTTTGGACTCAGAGGTGAATTTACTAGAGGCATACATATCTCATCTTCAGATGGAAAAAGATAATGTAATAAAGTCTTTATTTTCAAGAATACACGGTGGAGAAACTTTAAGCGGGATGGTAGACATGTTGCATGATTCTGAAAAGGCGTTGGAACTATTACTGGCGGATGTGTTAGAAATAAAAACACGATCCGCCAATTTTGAGAAGAATTTGATAAGATTATGCGGATGTGAGGACTATACGGAGTCCTTAAACAGCATCGATCAAGCAgaactaaatgagaaaatgaaaaTGAACATGCATACCTTAGAGTCTCATAGGGATGTTTTGAGGAAGCTTGACAAATCTTTGGAGAGAGAAATAAATTTGGAGAATAGGGTGAGTGAGTTGACTCAAATGGAAGAAACGTTGACCACAAGGCTACGATTATCAGAACAAGAAGTGGTTTATGCTAAAGAGGAAGCTGAAACGACGTTTGAAAAGTTCTATGAAACAGACCACACACGTGAACTGTTAACGGAAACCTGTAAAGTATTAATAAGTAAAATCAATATGTTACAATTCAATCTTAAAGGCTCAATTCAGCGAGAATCGCAATTGAAAAGAGACTTACTGAAACTTGAAGAACGCTCTACAGACGAGAGTGCATATACCGAAGGGATTCTGGAACTGATATCAACTATAGAAGATTTGAGAGCACAAGTAATGGAGGCTGAATACAAGCGTAAGGAACTCAAGGATGCCAATGAGAAAGTGGTTTCGCTTGAAGCAGAACTGAGTGATGTTAAAGTTAAGCTGCAACATGCGGAGACATGTTATAAAGATATTGGAGAAGAAAAAAACGTGTTACTTTCGACTATTTTAGGCATGGATAATGTAATTGAGGACCTGAAGAATAAGGTTACACAAGGTAAAGTTCAGACCAAGAGTATGGAGGACAGGTATATCTTCTTGTCTAAATCAAAATCAAGCCTCAAGAAAGAACTCAAAATCGTTAAGGGTAAAGTTAAAAGCTTGGAAAAGTCGTTGCATCAAATGGAGGAAACCAAGAACGCATTTGCTGATAACGTTAATCATTGTAGCAACGTTATATTAAATCTGGTTAAGCAGACGACACTTGAAAGAGAACGCCTCCGAAATCAGGTTTCAAATATCATGCAATAGATATAGCattgaaaaatatgaaaaaatatatatatatatatatatatataa
Above is a window of Helianthus annuus cultivar XRQ/B chromosome 14, HanXRQr2.0-SUNRISE, whole genome shotgun sequence DNA encoding:
- the LOC110903845 gene encoding cell morphogenesis protein PAG1 isoform X2 gives rise to the protein MALDCLHHVTRFYLGVHGRSQPSNRVWDYLDSVTSQLLTILRKGMLTHDAQHDKLVQLCVTIGGHNLDFCINHLILEMLKQDSPSEAKIIGLRALLDISMSPTSGHVGLDILLAHDLAHYVPKVKIAIESILRSCHRAYNLALLTSSKTTIDAITKEKSQGHLFRSVLKCIPYLIKDVGRSDRITEIIPQHGISIDHGVREEAMQVLDRIARCHPDRRFAVVRGMMNFILRLPDEFPLLIQTTLGHLLDLLRLWRSCLVDENIEHDVAHAKHVQINLRSKKSSFNHGEPIEFHSSEIDAIGLIFLTSADSQIRHTALELLRCVRDLRSDIQTCLLREKLDFIKDEAEPILMVDVFEENGDDIVQSCYWDSNRESDVAPPDATLEAILHENHDKNRWARCLSELVKYGALLCPRAVQEAKVQITKRLALVTPVELGGKAHQVQDADNKLDQWLMYAVFACSCPPGREGSSAAATRELFHLIIPSLKSGSEASVHAAIMALGRSHLEACEIMFSELASFMDEISLETEGKSKWKIQKPRREELRIHISNIYKTVAENIWPGMLASKPVIRLHYLKYIDETTKLISTTPSENFQDLQTLRLALACVLRSLAPEFVDSKSEKFDMKTRKRLFDLFLSWCDDSGTTCSQDGLSDYRREVERYKSSQHARSKDSIDKLKFDKELSEQVEAVQWASMNCMASLLYGPCFDFDNARKMSGRIIYWINGLFIESAPRAPSGYSPSDPKGPFFTKRNKSRAGHLRVSLAKIALKNLILSNLDLFPACIDQCYYSDADVADGYFSVLAEVYMRQEIQKCEIQRLLSLILYKVVDPSRQVRDDALQMLETLSAREWAEDKIDGSGTYQVAVVGNLPDSYQQFQYKLSCKLAKDRPELSHLLCEEIMQRQLDAVDIIAQHQVLTCMAPWIENLDFWKLQNSGWKERLLKSLYYVTWRHADQFPDEIEKLWRTIASKPRNIRPVLDFLITKGIEDCDSNTSTEISGAFATYFSVAKRVSLYLARICPQGTVDHLVYQLAQRMLEESLEPIRVHKSDFNGNFILEFSLGSAIAQLASVMDNQPFLVRGSFDGLLRNTSGRTPVGRRTTSGSVVPVPPEISVTTSSHRLRGSAGNSRSRHISRESGEYLIDTPNSEADSHGVSARELNTALQGHQHPHHSLTHADIALILLAEIAYENDEDFREHLPLLFHVTFVSMDSSEDIVLEHCQRLLVNLLYSLGGRHLELYNVENKDGENRQLVVSLIKYVQSKRGTMMWENEDTTVTGIELQSAKLLSALVQSMVDATFFQGDLRETWGVEALKWAMECTSRHLSCRSHQIYRALRPRVNHDACISLLRCLHRCLTNPVPEVLGFIMEILLTLQVMVESVEPEKVILYPHLFWGCVAMMHTDFVHVYCQVLELFARVIDLLTFSDRTTENVLLSSMPRDELDDSVVDSEDEVDSPSGADGTVPAFEGVQPLVLKGLMSPVSHDISIEVLSRLTVPSCDSIFGEAQTRLLMHITGLLPWLCLHLNPDVAVGLSSGPGSTSPFLQEPQKARTVSANLAIWCEAKSLDELAAIFMAYSHGRIKTIDNLLACVSPLLCSKWAPTHSVLAFRHLLDLLEKGPVEYQRVVLIILKQLVHHIPMDAVQNQHMYALISQLVESSLCSEALGVLEALLHNYASVNHDPAHYESNLGGADESAFMARGGPPCVTAKELALRNTRLILGRVLDNCVLGRRRDYKRLVPFVNTIGKT
- the LOC110905926 gene encoding WPP domain-interacting tail-anchored protein 1: MDAATNYGASSPPETTEEIITTFVMDIQCISEKLANLNSLSMCVEIKENDLEAFVSDTDSDLVIKTLEYALLSGFLDSEVNLLEAYISHLQMEKDNVIKSLFSRIHGGETLSGMVDMLHDSEKALELLLADVLEIKTRSANFEKNLIRLCGCEDYTESLNSIDQAELNEKMKMNMHTLESHRDVLRKLDKSLEREINLENRVSELTQMEETLTTRLRLSEQEVVYAKEEAETTFEKFYETDHTRELLTETCKVLISKINMLQFNLKGSIQRESQLKRDLLKLEERSTDESAYTEGILELISTIEDLRAQVMEAEYKRKELKDANEKVVSLEAELSDVKVKLQHAETCYKDIGEEKNVLLSTILGMDNVIEDLKNKVTQGKVQTKSMEDRYIFLSKSKSSLKKELKIVKGKVKSLEKSLHQMEETKNAFADNVNHCSNVILNLVKQTTLERERLRNQISYLKQDNKILLNHSKKTDEDPDVEDRYDDKASSNDDFTTDNKEALSTNFEVENVTDSTETARGIDARQLKTKDVLLVLFILVIPLLGVLVYQTRVKHIM